ataaaatatgaaaatatttaaactattgtatgagaaaaaaaatctaacaatgctagccgcgcaatctgcgcgggccgcCATGCTAGTTTAGATAAAACAACATGAAAACTTGCTGGTGCAGGCGTGCAGCGTAGTAACATTTTCTTCTTTGAAGACGTGACTTGGATCTGCTAGTCAACGAAGAACAAGAATTAATCTGTAGTTTCTGTTTCTATACTCGACTAGTATctcctctgtctcaaaatataagatattttgatcgaacggaggtagtagcttcCTGCAGCCAACACACTATACTCGAGCTATGTATTTTTTGTCCTCTCTTTTATCAAACTTGCAGCAACTAGGAGTATGATAGTGTTGGTGATAAAGAAACCGTGGGCATAGAAATCACTACTCTCTCACCAAAATTCTCTAATTCTAGGTAGCAATAATTTGGTACGGAGAAAGTAAAATGCTCAGCTTGCGCTAGTGTGGTGGTCTGGTGGAGGCCGTATAGTAGCAATAGTAGCAAATTGACTTGGTAGGTAGACATGTCATTATTTAGGGTGAAGcttaaaattctaataattaacTAGTTGgtagttattttctaatttatatTGTTGGATTCatagaattttaaaaaataatgtttaaAAGAGATTCTGATTTTAGAAGAAGCAGTACAGTAGTTGCAAGAAGCTCTCAAACAGACCCATGAAACTCATGTTGTTTGCGGCGCTACATAAAGGCATAAAGCCCCCTTGGCGTGAAATAATTTGCCATGGACAAGGAGGGGCTAGCTAACTAGGTGCATTGCATGCTTGGCGGCGGCCACCACGGCTTCCACGATgtccgcggcggcagcggtgacaAGCTGGACTAACGGATGCTGGTCGCCCGCGGCTACGCGGGTGAACGACGGCGGCAAGGACGATGTGTGGGTGGCCGTCGACGAAGCGGACGTGTCGGGGGcccgcggcagcgacggcggcggccggccgccgctgtTCCAGACGTACAAGGTCAAGGGCAGCATCCTTCATCCTTACAGGTTCTTGATCCTGGCGCGACTGATCGCCATCGTCGCCTTCTTCGCGTGGCGCATACGTCACAAGAACCGCGACGGCGCGTGGCTGTGGACAATGTCCATGGTCGGCGACGTCTGGTTCGGCTTCTCGTGGGTGCTCAACCAGCTACCGAAGCAGAGCCCCATCAAGCGCGTCCCGGAcatcgccgccctcgccgaccGGCACTCCGGCGACCTACCCGGCGTCGACGTCTTCGTCACCACCGTCGACCCTGTCGACGAGCCGATACTCTACACCGTGAACACCATCCTCTCCATTCTCGCCGCCGACTACCCGGTGGACAGGTACGCTTGCTACCTCTCCGACGACGGCGGGACGCTGGTCCACTACGAGGCTATGGTGGAGGTCGCCAAGTTCGCCGAGCTGTGGGTGCCCTTCTGCCGGAAGCACTGCGTCGAGCCGAGGTCGCCGGAGAACTACTTCGCGATGAAGACGCAGGCGTACAAAGGCGGCGTCCCCGGCGAGCTGATGAGCGATCACCGGCGTGTGCGGCGAGAGTACGAGGAGTTCAAGGTCAGGATCGACTCCCTCTCGAGCACCATTCGCCAGCGATCTGATGTGTACAACGCCAAACATGCCGGCGAAAATGCGACATGGATGGCTGATGGCACACATTGGCCCGGCACATGGTTTGAGCCGGCTGACAACCACCAGAGAGGGAAACATGCTGGAATTGTTCAGGTATTTGCGCACTACACATGTTTAATTTCTGTTTCCAATCTTGTCCGGGCAAATTGTATCAGAGTGAATGGTTTTTGTGTGTTTTTGATAGGTTTTACTGAACCATCCAAGCTGTAAACCGAGGCTTGGATTGGCGGCGAGTGCTGAGAATCCGGTTGATTTCAGCGGTGTCGACGTGCGGCTCCCCATGCTGGTGTACATCTCGCGCGAGAAGCGGCCCGGATACAACCACCAGAAGAAGGCCGGCGCCATGAACGTGATGCTCCGCGTGTCCGCGCTGCTGTCGAACGCGCCGTTCGTCATCAACTTCGACGGCGACCACTACGTCAACAACTCGCAGGCGTTCAGGGCGCCGATGTGCTTCATGCTcgacggccgcggccgcggcggcgagaacACGGCGTTCGTCCAGTTCCCGCAGCGGTTCGACGACGTTGACCCGACGGACCGGTACGCGAACCATAACCGCGTCTTCTTCGACGGCACCATGCTCTCCCTCAACGGCCTCCAGGGGCCCTCCTACCTCGGCACCGGCACCATGttccgccgcgtcgcgctctacggcGTGGAGCCGCCGCgctggggagcggcggcgagccaGATCAAGGCTATGGACATCGCCAACAAGTTCGGCAGCTCGACGTCGTTCGTCGGCACGATGCTGGACGGCGCCAACCAAGAACGGTCGATCACGCCGCTGGCGGTGCTCGACGAGtcggtcgccggcgacctcgccgCCCTGACGGCGTGCGCGTATGAGGACGGGACGTCATGGGGGAGAGACGTCGGGTGGGTG
The window above is part of the Oryza sativa Japonica Group chromosome 7, ASM3414082v1 genome. Proteins encoded here:
- the LOC107276327 gene encoding putative mixed-linked glucan synthase 1 yields the protein MSAAAAVTSWTNGCWSPAATRVNDGGKDDVWVAVDEADVSGARGSDGGGRPPLFQTYKVKGSILHPYRFLILARLIAIVAFFAWRIRHKNRDGAWLWTMSMVGDVWFGFSWVLNQLPKQSPIKRVPDIAALADRHSGDLPGVDVFVTTVDPVDEPILYTVNTILSILAADYPVDRYACYLSDDGGTLVHYEAMVEVAKFAELWVPFCRKHCVEPRSPENYFAMKTQAYKGGVPGELMSDHRRVRREYEEFKVRIDSLSSTIRQRSDVYNAKHAGENATWMADGTHWPGTWFEPADNHQRGKHAGIVQVLLNHPSCKPRLGLAASAENPVDFSGVDVRLPMLVYISREKRPGYNHQKKAGAMNVMLRVSALLSNAPFVINFDGDHYVNNSQAFRAPMCFMLDGRGRGGENTAFVQFPQRFDDVDPTDRYANHNRVFFDGTMLSLNGLQGPSYLGTGTMFRRVALYGVEPPRWGAAASQIKAMDIANKFGSSTSFVGTMLDGANQERSITPLAVLDESVAGDLAALTACAYEDGTSWGRDVGWVYNIATEDVVTGFRMHRQGWRSVYASVEPAAFRGTAPINLTERLYQILRWSGGSLEMFFSHSNALLAGRRLHPLQRVAYLNMSTYPIVTVFIFFYNLFPVMWLISEQYYIQRPFGEYLLYLVAVIAMIHVIGMFEVKWAGITLLDWCRNEQFYMIGSTGVYPTAVLYMALKLVTGKGIYFRLTSKQTAASSGDKFADLYTVRWVPLLIPTIVIMVVNVAAVGVAVGKAAAWGPLTEPGWLAVLGMVFNVWILVLLYPFALGVMGQWGKRPAVLFVAMAMAVAAVAAMYVAFGAPYQAELSGVAASLGKVAAASLTGPSG